Genomic segment of Candidatus Goldiibacteriota bacterium:
AAGATAAAAAGTTAACAGATGCCGAACTTGTACGCGCTATAAGGTTTATGGTGGCGGCAGAATATGAAGCTATTCAGCTTTATATGCAGCTTGCGGAATCAACAGATAACAAACTTGCACAAGAGGTTTTGAAGGATATAGCCGATGAAGAACGGGTTCACGCGGGCGAGTTTTTAAGATTGTTAAAAGAACTGGCGCCGGATGAAGACGGTTTTTATAATGAAGGCGCAAAAGAAGTTGAAGAAGAAATAGAAAAATTTAAAAAATAAAAGGAGCGTGGTTTATATGCCAAGAGGCGACGGAACAGGGCCGCAGGGAAGCGGATGCGGAACAGGACGCAAAATGGGAAAACAGGCCGGCAATAAAGCGGGCGGGATGGGAATTGGAACACCAAGAGGAGCCGGAAGC
This window contains:
- a CDS encoding DUF5320 domain-containing protein, whose product is MPRGDGTGPQGSGCGTGRKMGKQAGNKAGGMGIGTPRGAGSGTGAGRGAGGGMGSGKGSGRGAGKGAGRNRSGL
- a CDS encoding rubrerythrin gives rise to the protein MPEFGSPFSGLAKDKKLTDAELVRAIRFMVAAEYEAIQLYMQLAESTDNKLAQEVLKDIADEERVHAGEFLRLLKELAPDEDGFYNEGAKEVEEEIEKFKK